TAGTTTATAATTGGGTCGGCCCACGACTCCTTTGGGGTACTAATCATATGCATGTCTCATTCAATGATGCTTGGCCTGGATAAGTACTCTACAGGTACGGACTCGAGGGTATCTCCATCCTTAGTGGAAGCCAGCTTTGTGAGGGCATCGgcatgggtattcctctctcttgggattttCTCTATGTGTTGAGAAAACtcatacaagatctttatttattttcatgtcgatctaatattaaacaaattaatatgagataacctagaacatgtttctaaaattgaattcaaagagaaataatgataagaatacttacagtatatgcagcggaatgaatgaatccttccttcagtttctctaacccatgtatcctttttgtcgcaaagtattatcaagaaactgaaccgatcttctattatcttcacagtcttccaaagtatccttagaatcacctagactagagtgggcaattctcaacacatgagatagatacagagagaagaattaaaaataacaaagaggcttagaaaaggacttgtgtttagagagaatctaaaaactatcaaaaaatctgacttgtgacttctgaACTTCTAAAACATATGTTTttaacttctctctaagcactccttttatagactcaattaggtcatttatttaattaaaaaatcaataaaataatagccaatttgaagccctaggtcgaaattatcatgagctttaggctcgtgaaatttcccatttgattataagcccattggacttaaaaatcaaggcttgtattattttctattgatttaattatttaaatcatttatcaaattaattatttataattggaaCCTTGATTTaagcttatttattaatttagatactagtttatcttaattaataaatctaccataatttctcttttcttctcaaaattacataaccctgtaaaactattcaaaattgacctggtcaactttgataattctaattgataattaaatcaattaattgagactatctagatgattttgtccaaggtacagtggggaccatgggcctatgaaatcaagctccaataagttatcataaatctaacaaataaatttactaacttattaattcctcgtgactccactaaagactcggaattgcactcttgaattcatagaacactctataacaaatataggtacgctattaattatccattgttacaaccataattgtcacccaatcctctatagacggtctacaacaAGATGGAACTAAAATAcggttttacccctcattgtattttatcctcaaaacacttagttccttgtaaatgatatttcagtaaactaatttaaatactgaaatgagatctctatcatttaacaccttgaaccaaactaaaaggaaaccatcgtttcacttctttatcagaagctatagatgttcatatctatgattagcactcccactcaattatactaccgagttcccaagatgtaagtatgggctagtccgtagggtaagctggtaacgaacaagtcaaagaactcaaataatacaatcagttagaatactaaccactcagaattgagattgaattgacctatggtcaactatatgatatgactagaatagataataacggtatgtttacttatcttatcaactgtcaatatcgagtctgtccgatgtaacaaatacatccgatcttatctactttgctaatgttctggaaagaacataacaccacaatgtgtaagtagatcatatcatagattggcaaggcagtgtaaatcctgtgcactgactaatcttatgactaacttattttgaacatataatcatatttatattccactgtgattacgtcactataaatacgattagctatatgctcgggatttaatagaagtttatattaaacaaataatcatgaaaataaaatatgtgagcaaagtgattgaccaagtcaaaaaatgatttctattcttttattgataataaaatgagattacaaagaaattgggatttaattagggcataaaaccccaacactgtGCTATACCCCTCCAATTGCCCCAGATAGACCCCTTGCCTGATACTCGCCCTTCACCTGGaataccaccaactgtgagtcactaaaaatgtgtaaatgtgTTACCTTTAGCCCCTAGGCCAACCGCAATCCAACTAGGAgcgcttcatactctgcctcgttgtttgaGGCTTCACACCTAAATCATATCACGCAATACATATTGTGTCCTCcgggtccagtcatcacgatacCTGCTCCAGCTCCCccttcgttggatgctccatctacatggaggctccattcctcAAACTTCCTTTCCTCTTAATTTCCGACCGACTGACCCTCTCCTATATCTCCTTCTTCATGTGGTCGataggtgaactccactatgaagtctgcaagcacttgcccattgatggaggtccttggggtatatGTGATGTCGAATTTACTTAAATCAATCAACCATTTCATCAGTCTCCTCGAGGTTTCATGTTTGTGCAAGACCTGTCTTAAAGGGCTATCAGTGAGTCTCTCGATTGCATGGGTGTGGAAGTAAGGCCTTAACTTTCTTGAGGCCACGACTAATgcgtatgctaacttctctatcttTGGGTATTGGGTTTCCGCATCTACCAACCATTTACTGACGTAGAACACAGGTTGTTgatgcttcttctctcctttaactaGGGCAGCTCTTATGGCATGCTCGGATcctgccaagtataagtatagcctttCGCCCTTTTTAGGTTTAGCCAACAAGGGCGGCTTCCCTAGGTGTTCCTTCAACTTGGTAAAAGCGTCCTCAAAATCtccatcccaagcaaactttttggtcccttttaggatgttgaagaagcgGAGGCACTTGTCCATAGACCTTGAAATGAATCTGCTAAGGGCTGCTACCCGtcccgttagacattgcacctcTTTCTTGCTCTTGGGTGGATTCATTTCTACcaaggcctttatcttatcagggttagcttcaatgcctctggagttgaccatgaaacccaagaactttcctGAGGAGACTCTaaaagtgcacttgagtggattcaacttcattcggtacctccggagtgtgtcgaacatctTACTTAGGTCCCCGTTGAGTTCTCCGAAATTtttggtcttcaccaacatatTGTCAATGTATACCTCCGAAGTGTgtcgaacattttgttcaccaatctCTGATAGGTGGCACCTACATTttttaatccaaaaggcatgactttGTAGCAGTAGAGTCTTTTATTCATTATGAATGAAGGATGTTCTTCGTCAGCTAAGTTCATgggtatctggttgtatccagagtaagcatccatgaagctaagtaactcATGTCCGGCTGTTGCGTccaccagttggtctattcttgGAAGCGAAAAgatatccttaggacaagccttattaaGGTTAGAGAAGTCCACACAAgccctccattttccattcggttttgggactagtacGAGGTTCGATACTCATACGGGATAGAATGATTCACGAATAAACCCATTCgccttcaatttgtcaacctcctccttcaaggtTGCATATCTCTCCAGGTTGAGCGCTCATCTTTTCTGCCTGACGAGCCTTGCCTCGGGGGCTATATTTaaatggtggcacatgatggAAGGATCTctccccaccatgtcttcgtgaCTCCAAGCGAATACATCCAGATTGTCCTTGAGAAACCTCACCAATTTTTCCTTCGTGTCATCTTGAAGGTTTTTTCTCACCTTCAACTTTCGTAAGGGCTCTTCCATCACTACGATTTCTTCTAACTCCTCCACAGGTTCAGCCTTTAGCTCCTCTGTGACTCTAGGGTCTAGTTCCTGCGGGTTTGTGCCTCCATGTACTACCATCGCCATTGGTTATCACGGTTTTATAGACGTGcggagggaggtgttataacactccctcgcttctctctGTTCCCCTTTCATACTCGTtattcccccaggagttgggaaatTGACAgctaggtgatatattgaagttatcactttcaattctcttagggatggtctccccaataccgcattgaaagctgaaacACATTCttccacaacaaagtttgccatgacagtggtttgtctgggttgttctcccatggtgaaggCCAATTTGATTACCCctaagggttgtatcgagtcccttgtgaatccgtatagggaggATTGGCAGGGTCTCAAGTGTCtgatgcccaaacccatcttcttcAATGCAGGGTGATACAAGATATCCACGGAACTTCCGTTGTCTATGAGGACCCAATGCACCCGCATGTTGGCCAATTGGATTGTCAACATcaaaggatcattgtgggggaagtgcacccctcgtgcatcctcctccaTGAAAGTGATTGAGTTATTTtctcccttaaaactcttcgAGGGTCGTTGCTCCAGGctcatgacacacggtggtggactctgtctggcttctctagcgtactTGCCTCAACCCTTCCTAGACTCTCCTCCAAACCCTAGACCTTTGAAGATCGTTCTCACTTCTCCTTGTATTTCCGGGGCTCTTTCTCGAGCCTGAGGTAACGCCGGCCCGTCCTTCGATTTCTGAttttcccttctgacatatcTGCCTAGGTGCCCCATGCGTATGagatcttcaatttcttccttcaaatgggtgcACTCTGCTATGGTATGGtcgatgtccttgtggtactggcagtattttctagggtccctcttggaccggtcTTTTCTCATCGGCAAGGGTCTCTTGAAGGGAACTCGACCTTCATTCGTGAGGTAGATATGTTCTTTGGTGTCTGTCAGgtttgtatagaaggtgtaagTCGTTTGCCTGGGGTCGCTTCCCCGTTTAGGCcttctctggtggtcatctctcggCCCCTCGTACACCCTCTTCGTTTTTTCCCCATTCGACCCTTCATGTGCTGAAGGCTTGACATGGGATTCATtttttcctgcctttaggttctcatggccatccttgacacgaatgtacttttgtgccctttcgtagaagtcatctaagtcggtgacttcccttttaagcatattatcccaaagcttgCTACCTGGGTGCACTCCAGCCGTGAtttccatcttgagttctcccttGGTCAGGCTCCTCACTTTGGCTGCCTCTATGTTGAACCTATGAATATAGCTCTTCAAGatttctccttcaccttgctttatgttagcgagatTGGTGTTCGGCATGGTGTAATTGCGTACAACATGATGTTTTTGGAGAAACTAGTCGGAAAATTAttgccatgacctaatggtccTCGACCTCAgcctcttaaaccatttgtatgcaagCCATTTCAACGTGACAGCAAAACATTGACATCTTGCCCTGTTATTGATCCCTCTTAGTTTCATTAAATCGTTGAAGGCATCCAAGTGGTACTTGGGGTCCGAGGTACCCTCGTACagggtcatatgaggttctttaaagttggTCGGGAGTCATTCCAACTAGATTTCTAGCGTGAAAGGTGACTCGTATTCAAACTCTCTTCATCGTTAATGTGCCCCCCAGACGTCGTGACGATTTTGCTctgaaggctcctcatctcggtgtctagctcATGTCGCCTCCTATGCAAGGAGTCCCTCAGCTTGGTAGGATTGACCTTTCTCTTCTCTCTGCCCTTCGGAGGGGCCATAGGAGGTGTcgtccttacttctgacctcctcccattgagcttttctcttaggtcaggcagcgcctccttagaggtgacttcggcttcattcttacgaccatcgttgtccctccgcctttgctcctgggggtatttcgccggcctaggtccctcatggtactttgtctggggagtgtttctggtggaaagtcgggttctcccatcgtccATGGGGATAATGCTTTCCCCTCTTTCTCGCTCTTTCTCTTTATGCTTtggaaggggtatgctcgactttccttgcagaaggcagtttaaaacctcctgcatgttctctagcgtggtttccagccttcggtTCTTCTTATGTAACTCGCAAATCTCGTCCTCATAGAAGCGAGTCATTGAGCTGGAACTCACCGAGTGTACTTggggactcttgcctggcctACGCTTCGAGGGACCTGGGTCTCAGTGGCCAGAGCGTGGTGCCACCGGGGGCCGGGGATGTGGGTGTGCTGGTGGCTCTGGATGACCTCCGTCGGGCGGGATACCCAGGGATGATgattccttctcctcccttgggggaggaAATTCCTCCAGCATATCCCCATGCTTAGGCGAAGGAGGGTCTTTCTTGGAGGCCCTCAGTTGCTCTCCGTCCAGgtgaacctcaacatcttgtaATTGCCGCAAGCATTTTGAACACCTTGGCATTTTTCCTTGGAAGtaatgaaagaacgttggctaaATGCTTGTCCTTCCCATAGAcggcgccaaattgttgacgACAGAAATTCATCaatgaaatatggatggaaaactcaaaggcgTAATAAATGTCTTCTGAACGCAAAAGAACTTATAGAAATTTGAAAGAAGATTGTAAGTGAATCGTAGAAgaaaaactcgtatattgctcttagaatagtctgatattaagaattttccaaccccttagtttgaggggtcgaagcctatttatatATGAGCTCTAATGtcccctgatacaaggtggtcccagggaACAAGATCGTACGTAGGTACATTGTCAAGGTAGTGGTGCAGGGCGTAGTGGTGTAGAGagtcgtggtgtcggctctggcaCATGGTCAGGGATGTACAGAACATGCTACCACTTCCCGTACTAGTTCGTGTCACCATTACTTGTCGGATACAGATGTCAGAATCACACATTTGAATCCTCTGTATACCCCTTACTTGTACGCATTCCTTGTACCTGATGGCCGTCCTATCATTTCCAAGGCATTAATTCCTCCCAAGCCTCCTTATATGTGTATGATAGCTTGTAGTATGTCATCAGTCGTCTTTATCCATTCTAGTTTGACATTGAATGATTACTTGGTCTTTCCTAGTGTTGCTCTCACGTAAATGCATAAAGGCGGGACATGGCACCTCGCGAACTCAGCTCTTCTCGACATCTTGGGTTCTCAACACTTCTTGACAACTTGGCGTTTCGGTATCCAAGGCATCGGGCCATGTGCGGGTCGCTACGCGGCCATCCAAGAACATCGGGCCATGGCATTTCGGCATCGGGCCACGTGCAGGTCGCGCCCTAAGGCGCTCGAAGGTAtcgggcctcgctatgtgaggcccttCTTCACACCGAGTCACGGGGGCGACCCTAGGCGCCTGGAGATGCATCGAGGCCTTCTTCCACGCCGAGCTACGCTAGCAGCACCTATGAGGGGGTGCCTTATGCATCTGATCTCGCTTAGCGAGGCCCTTAGCAAATGGTTCGCACGTCTCAAAACTCCTCCATGGTGACATCGTGGGAGAGACTTGCGCGCGTCTTAGCATCTAGGCACACATGCATGACGACCCTTTCTATGCGAGGCCGTTGTGCACGCCTCCACACTTACACACATATATACACCGCGCCTCACTTGGCGAGGCCATTGGTTAGGGGGCCATGCACGGTCGGAGCGAGGTCCATGATTCCTTGGTGGCACCTATGTGGCGTGCCTTGAAGTACCTTTTCGTTAGGATGGGTTTCATGGCCTTTAACATCCTTTGTAATTTTGAGGTTCTCTTGATGATGGGACTTCACAAGGGAAAAATTCCCACATTTACAGTTCTCATAAGTGCACAGACTAAAATTAAGTCTTCCCACTTACAAGAACAAAGGAGACGCATACCGAATTCTCCACATAATGAAACAATAAAAGAGTAATAGATCACATTATAAGTGTACAGTAATCTCAAACTGGCCGAACTGGAAAATTTATAATCTCAAATAGAATAATGATGTACTATgtatatgatatttttgtatatGATGATGTACTCTGtagttatagtaggcatcccaccaatttttttgaaattctgaataatttaccaTACTGAAAAATAGAGTTCAAAATAGTAAGTTCCACGCGGATAAAAAAAATAAGCACGTGTGCTACTAACTGTTTGAACTATGTTTTTAGCACCGTAAATTATTAAGAATTTCTCAAAAACTGGTGGGATGTAtattataactacaatgtacatcgTTATATAAAAAAGATTAAGTTATAATTTATGTACATACTGAAAACAGAAAGATGCTTTCACCGACAGGGGCAAAAGTAATCCCCTCATTATAgaactctctattatatatacatatatattatatataggtaTAGTAGGATGATAAGTATAGAAACTAATCAAAGCTATCTAGTAATTATTATATAAGCATAAATAAATAGTTTAAGATGAGATGGTAGAACAACATGTTCATATCATAGAAATCCACTAATTTGCACTTATCATTGTAAGAATTTCAAGTGTGTGCAAGACAAACAAATCATTGAACTCAAATAAAATGATTAAAGGAAATTGATTTACACTTTTGCATATCGTAATTGAAATAATgagaataaaacaaaataaattaaatcatgaaAACCCAAAGAATGAATATGTGTGTTGTACGTTGAGACCAAAGTCAAATAGTCAACTCTTGTATTGCATGGCTTAATTGACCACGCTGCAGAACCTCCTTACTTCTCCCCCCCGGCCAGTGAGAACCTCGATGGAGCCCATGCGCACCATCGCCCTGGAAAACTTAGCAGCCCACAACGAGCCATGGCGGGCATTCAACAACACCATTCTTGAGGTTGAGCTGCTACTCTTCAGTGTCTGGTCCGAAGTCAACAACCCCCGGTGATTTTTCAACTCTACGTAGTACATGTTATCAAGACGAAGAGGAGTGCGGGACTCAAGCGCCACCGTCGGATCAACACCGTTACTCATCATCGGCGGCGGACACCTGGTCTTCAAAAAGGCTGCGTATCTACGGTCCATGGAGGGGTCTTGAGGATGTGTGGCGTTGAAAGTGTACAAGCGGGTTGAGAAGGAAGAGCAGTGGGAGACACCGATGGAGTGTGCTCCTGAGAGAGTCACCATCTCGTCGGCAGACAACCCTTTTCGTGTGAAGTTGGCGATGAGTTGCTGGGCGTTGAGGGACGGTGGTGGTAGGTTTTGGCCTGCTTCGTCGCTCAAGGAGACTCGGCCGTCACGGCGTCCAGATGGGACGGCGTAGTTGATGCGTCCGGCTATGTTGGCACTGTCACGAGCGGCGAAAGCGAGAATGTCTGCGCAGGATACGGTTTGGGGGCATATGGATTCGATTTTAGCCTTGGCTTCTTCGATGACCTCGAAACCTCGCAAGCTTGGATTGTTGGCTGGATGGTCTCTCTCGGCTGTGTTTTCCGGTGTGGACTGCAGTAGCACAGAACCATCACAACCCTGCATGTGCATGATATGATaacattaatattatatatacatatatagacacACATACATATACACTAGTGTGAGAGAGGTAATACGCACCCTGACAAAGCAGTCGTGGAAATGTAATCTAATAAGGCCAGCAGCTAAGCCTGGATTGAGTGAGACAGCTTTGTTTACAGCTTTTCTAACGATTGACTCTGCTGCTGGACAACTCCTTTTGTAAAACCCCACTTTCAGACTAGACGATCTTAATGAAGCCCGAGTAGTTGAAGCTGATAGCAACACTAGCACTATGCAATACACCACGGACACAGACTTTCCATAACCCATTTTTGCTGCGGTTGTGGTAGTTGTGTGTGTGTGCGTGTgtgtgtatattatatatatgtatgatttgaGAGAACGATCTCAGTAGAACCAAAATCAAGAGGGAGCTAGCCTATAGAGACTGATGAGAGACAAGTATATATTGGTATAGATAGAGTATAATGGATATAATTGGGACGAGATGGGAATGAGAAGAGTGTTTATGAGGTTATTTATACTTAGTAGTATATTGGAAATGGTTTTCGTTTTGGAATGGAAAACGTGTATTTGTAGCTAGCTATATGTTGAAGTTTTCCAACTTTTAGTACCCTGGCTCCCAGCTGCTTATATCTTTATTAtgtataacaataataataataataataataataataataataataataaatctctATCTTATTCATTGAAATCGTTttcataaatacatatatattaatccACTACTAGCTAGTACCTATTATTATATCTATTTTTGTTGAGTCATATGTTATAATTTCAAACTTAGATCAACTGGCCGCTTAAAATAGAAAGGTTTATATCTTTTTTGACCCATGGAAATGAGAAAAAGATGTATATGATATATTTAGTAATATACATATTACGTACACatatttgatttatatatatatatatgagctcGTTTTCACCATCTTTTTCAGTGGACGGCTAGGTTTACATCCTTGAATGAGTACATACACGATTAATTGATCAGGTCGTCATACATATATACAAGTTGACTTTATTATATT
The genomic region above belongs to Humulus lupulus chromosome 1, drHumLupu1.1, whole genome shotgun sequence and contains:
- the LOC133822364 gene encoding peroxidase 5-like: MGYGKSVSVVYCIVLVLLSASTTRASLRSSSLKVGFYKRSCPAAESIVRKAVNKAVSLNPGLAAGLIRLHFHDCFVRGCDGSVLLQSTPENTAERDHPANNPSLRGFEVIEEAKAKIESICPQTVSCADILAFAARDSANIAGRINYAVPSGRRDGRVSLSDEAGQNLPPPSLNAQQLIANFTRKGLSADEMVTLSGAHSIGVSHCSSFSTRLYTFNATHPQDPSMDRRYAAFLKTRCPPPMMSNGVDPTVALESRTPLRLDNMYYVELKNHRGLLTSDQTLKSSSSTSRMVLLNARHGSLWAAKFSRAMVRMGSIEVLTGRGGEVRRFCSVVN